Genomic window (Pongo abelii isolate AG06213 chromosome Y, NHGRI_mPonAbe1-v2.0_pri, whole genome shotgun sequence):
ttgcctggacatgtctcaaatgcctggactcaagtgatctgcctgccttggcctcaaaaagtgctgagagtataggcattaataaaatgtttctgtTAGGGTTGGATAAAAATTAGTcttgaaaactggctagccatatgtagaaagctaaaactggatatcttccttacaccttatacaaaaattaattcaagatggattaaagacttaaacgttagacctaaaaccataaaaaccctagaagaaaacctaggtattaccattcaggacatagccatcgccaaggacttcatgtgtaaaacaccaaaagcaatggcattaaaagccaaaattgaaaaatgggacctaattaaactaaagagcttctgcacagcaaaagaaactaccatcagattgaTCAGGaaacccacagactgggagaaaatttttacaacctgctcatctgacaaagggctaatatcaagaatctacaatgaactcaaacaaatttacaagaaaaaaacaaacaaaccccatcaaaaagtgggtggaggatatgaacagacacttctcaaaagaagacatttatgcagccaaaagacacatgaaaaaatgctcatcatcactggccatcagagaaatgcaaatcaaaaccacaatgagataccatctcacaccagttagaatggcaatcattaaaaagtcaggaaacaacaggtgctggagaggatgtgcttTAGATTGCATTTATAATGATGCTTTAGATTGCCTTACCTGCATAGGCCTTCTGAAGGTGCGTTTGAAGCTTCAGTCTTGAAAACCATACAGGCTGGAAAAGTATCTAAAGAactatttatttgagatggcacATGTTTCTTCAGAAACTCAAGTTGTTTCTCCCAGAGATGAATGAACTGATTCAGAAGCCTCCGCTAGATGGCTACTGTGTAAACACACATTCCTTCGGGACTCAGACTTAAGGTCAATGATTGAAGAAAATGCTGTTCAGGCTTTTTCACAAGAAtccttgttaaaatggccatgtgACACAGTTTGTGTTTCTGAGCCAGATaaagataatgattttttttctctgattttccccaggaaatatcagaaaatatttgagaatgacCAATTCAAGTCTATTCTATGTGATGAGAATGGAACTTGCCTAGTGATTAATGAAGAACTCatcaagaaagaaattttggaTAGAAAGACTCCTTACGGAATATTTCAAGCTGACAGAATCAAAAGTTATGCTTGACAGCTCAGCCTTTATGGATTTAGTAAAATTTGACAGAATTTTCAAAGATCTGCCTTTGTAGCCACCTTTCTGGCAGAAGAGAATGAATCCATTGTCTTAAGCAAGATATTTAACATATTTCAGTTACCACTttatatagagtatatatgtaattttactttCTACCTCAGTAAATATGTTAATACATGCAGTAAGACCAGAtcttgaaaattatataaaatactaaggtaaaaattttttaattctttgaaattattGAGTTCAGCTTGAGCATTAACCTTCcagcattttaagaaattttgctaACAACTTTGAATCTTACCAgtgaaatcaaaataaatgtaccAAAGCCACTTAATGCAATGTcactattaatatataaaatgttttcactTGAGGGCTTAGCAACTTTAGTGCTTTTTTCCCAAAAGCACATTCTTGAAAATAGTAAACCATGTTCATGAATTTTTTGATGATATTAAGTTTGTGTGATGAAACAGAAATCTgatattttaagtgtttgttaTTGTCACTTGTCTCAACAAATTGCAACAGATCAGCATGCTATTTTAAATCAGTTGACCTCTATTCATATGCACTCTCATAGCACCTGCATCCAAGCAAGTGGCCACATTGTGAATTTCATTACAACCACAACTTCTCAATACCACAACATATCTCCCTTGCAAAACTGTTTTCTGGAGCTGATAGTGGAACCATATGCTCTTCCAACAAGATATCCTGTGATATTAGTCAACGAGGCTCCACATCCTAACCTGCTACCAGTAGGCAAACAATGGTTGCAAAGGCCTACGATACCTGATACATCAGCTGTCACCCATTCGAGGCCAGATCTTCAACCATCACAACTGGACAAATATCACCCTAATTACAAATGATCTTCCATTAAAACAGTATCAGATTATGCATGACAACAGAGACTAACATTTACatagaccaaaaaaaccctaaaaatatctgcaattatcttactgaaaaataaaactgcatgtCAACTtatatgtttgctttttctttatttctcaaagtataGTTAAAAGTAAAATGGTGTTTTCTTTCAGTGTCAGGCTATTGTACTACttcctataaaaatatatgtgggcTTTTTGATTATTTGTAAGGAAATTTGATGTGCTCCTTTGTAAGTTAAGtaatttagttctttaaagaagaaaaaataataaagtctttgGGTCCACTTGCTGCTGAAACA
Coding sequences:
- the LOC134760945 gene encoding heat shock transcription factor, Y-linked-like, whose translation is MHSHSTCIQASGHIVNFITTTTSQYHNISPLQNCFLELIVEPYALPTRYPVILVNEAPHPNLLPVGKQWLQRPTIPDTSAVTHSRPDLQPSQLDKYHPNYK